AACTACTAATTTATATAATCTTTTCACTTAACATTTTGTTATACAAAAATCTTAAATATCTAAATACTTTTGAAAAATATTTTTATTTACAATTTATTGTAATTAGAACAAATTGATATATAATATCAATTAAGAATAATTATTATTTATAATAATTATTCTTAATTGATAAAAGGAGAATATTTTTATGAGAAAAAGTTTGTTTTTATATGCATTATTAATGGGAGGATTGATGTCTTGTAATCTAGATTCCAAATTATCTAGTAACAAAGAACAAAAAAATAACAATAATGTAAAAGAAGTTTCGGATAGTGTTCAAGAAGATGGTCTTAATGATTTATATAATAATCAAGAAAAGCAAAAAAGCTTTACTAAAAATTTTGGAGAACGGAAATATGAGGATTTAATTAATCCTATAGAGCCTATAATACCTTCAGAATCACCAAAGAATAAGGCTAATATACCAAATATTTCAATTGCGCATACTGAAAAAAAAGAGACAAAAAAGGAGAATTTAATCCCTTCTACTAATGAAGAAAAGGAAGCTGATGCAGCAATTAAATATTTAGAAGAAAATATTCTTAAAAACTCTAAATTTTCTGAATTAATTAGAGAAGTACGTGTAATTAAAGATGAATATGCTTTAATAAAAGCTGATTTGTATGATGTAATTGGAAAGATTAACAATAAAAAAACATCATTAATGGAGAATCCTAAGAACAATAGAGATAAGATAAATAAATTAACACAATTGTTGCAAAATAATTTAAAGATAGATAGTGAACTTGAGCAGCTTATAAATATGATTGATATGGCAGAAAATGAAATAAGCTCTGCGGCTTTCTTTTTTGACAACGCTCAGAAAAGGTTAAAAGAAAGCATTATTAAAAGATTAGAGAGTAAAAATAATAGATCTTATGCATTAAAATTGTCTAGACAGGCTTTAAGTGACGCAAGAAGTGCTTTAAGTAATTTAGAATCTTTTGCCTCTAAAAGAATTGAACCAATGGTGAGAAAGGAAGAAATAAAAGAGCTTATTAAACATGCAAAAACTGTTTTAGAAAGTCTCAATAAAAAATAACAAAGAATATTCCACTTATAATTTCTATGAAATTTAGGTGGAAATAAATTTACAAAGTAAATTAAATAATTTCAGTGTCTGTGTGTACCAAACTCAGACTTTCACAAACAGAGGCTCATCAAATCTATTTACGCTGCATTATGCTTATCCATTCTTCTTAAATAATTCTCATATCCTTTTATTAAAGATGAAATATAATCTTCTCCTTTTTTGTTTTTGCAAACCTTAAAATCATTAAGCAAAGTTACAAAATCTTCTTTGGTTAACGAGTAAAGACTGGCCACAATGAAATTATTTTCATTTTCTTTTTCTTTAAAGAATTCATCTTTGGGGTCTAGATTTAACATCTTGTCAACTTCTTCTTTGCCAAACTCAAAATATTCTAAGTAAAGCAAATATTTAAAGTTATCGGGATCATTTTTAACTATTAGCAAGGAAGTGTTTTTAGCTAAAGTTAAGTATAAAGAGTTATTTAAAATCTCATCCTCTTCGGGTTGAGGCATTGGGCATTGATATAAACATGATTTTAGCACATTTGAGTTAACAAATCTTCTAATTATAAAGTCAAACACAAATGAGTTAAAAATTGATATAATAAATAATTTTTTATAAAGTGATATTGGTATTTCCTCATAATTTATATATATTGAATTCACGCAATAACAATTTTTAGGAGAAAGTGTGCTAATCATCGTTCTTTCATTTGTGTTACTTGCAATTACCCTATAGAATACTCTTTCGGCTTGATATTGGCTGTCTTTCATTAATACTTTTTCTAAGTCTTTTTTATCTATCCATAGTAATTTAGAACTTTCTTTTGCAGCTCTATCTTCAAAAAATCTTGAATTAAATTGGTGAATATTGGCTCCAGAATACAGAAATATAAATTTTTCATTATTATATTCTTTATACAGTGCCTTATACTTTGTTAAATTTAGTCCCTCTCTAAAATCAATATACTCTTGAATAAGAGTATCAAATCGACTAAACATTTTATTAACAAGCGTGAACTCAGCGCTATCTCTAAATTCTATTATGGACTCTTGAATAGGAGATAGCCTTTTGATTTGAGCTATATCCAATTCGATTCCCTTATAAGCATTTTCATTACCCTCTTTCAGATCACTGGTTATTTCTTTCATGATATTATCGCTACTCTGGATAACAAATTTTACTCTAAATTTCGTTGTGGGTTCTTTACTATTACTGATCTGAAATATTGCAAATTTGAAGCCAGGGGTCATGGCCCTAAACCCTTTCTGATTTTCAAACTGGTATATATAATTAAGCTTGTAATTTGAAAATATATGCTGCCTCAGTGCTTTAGAGCCGGATTCGCTCCACAAACTGGAAGGAGTCAAATAAGTTAAGTTGCCGCCGGGCTTCACTAGCTTCAAATTGAAAGCCGTAAAATATCTAAAAAGATTCGGACCCCCCCACTAGAAAATTCTCTGAACACCAACCTATACATATTATTCAAAGTTTTCAAACTGTTCTTTTCCTCATAGCGCTCGATACTCAAAGGATGATTCTCTTTACTAAGTAGTTCTTGTTTTATCTTATTTTGTTCTTTTATGCTTAGTTTTCTGTAGTTAAGAACATGTTTTGATAAAAATTCAGATTCATCAAACTTAGTTTTCTCCCATGGAGGATTTCCAATTACAATATCAAATCCTTCTTGAATATCTGGAAACTCAATTCCATAGTGAAAAAATTTATAATAACTACTTAATTTTCTAATTTTTTTCTATTTTTTCTTTATCTTCACTAGAAATTTTACTGTCTAAAATATTTCCAATCAAATTAATTACGGTTGTAATATCACTAAATTTTATATTCAAAGATTTATCAAAAGACAACGAATAAAGTTTAATTAAAGAAAATATTATTCTTAAATTATTTATATTTTCATTTTCCTGATATTCTTTGTATATCTTTTTAGATTTTTCTAAATCTTCTTTAATGGTATAATTAATACCTTTGATTTTTTGATGGATATCTTCTAAAATAGTCATAATTTCGTTAATCTTTTTTACAACTGACAAGCAGTTACCTCTAAATTCGTTATCCAAAATATTCAAAAATTCATCCTTGGTATACCCTAAAAGGGCATTTCCTACTTTTATGTGATGTTTAATCAAGCTTAGTGGCGTTTCAAAAAAATAAAGGTATTAATCCATAAACCTAACATTGCGATTTGTACAGATATATGATCAATATCAACTCCGTAAATACATTTTCCAAGCAACATTCTTTTAAGAACGGTCTTCCGGCTTATACTGTCTTGAATATTATATTTTTTAGCTTTATTAATAACATTTCTATACTCCATATCTAATTTTTTTTTACATCTTCAAATTTATCTAGCTCGTACCACACTTTTTCTGTTAAGTAATCTAGACAAGAAATTAAAAAATTTCCCGATCCACAAGAATTATCAATGATTTTTATATCTAAAGGGGATTTAGTTTTAAGCCGTTCTTCAATTGAAGACACAACCATAAATTCCGTCAAATCTTCTGGGGTGTAATATGCTCCATTTTTCTTTCTGTCAAGAGATCTAGATGCAAGATAAATATTGCCTTTATAATAGGTAGCAACTTTGTTTACTTTCTTGTTTTTAAGCTCTTCTTCAGAATAAATAAAATAAGTTCCATTTTTAAGAATGCGGTGAATAGTAGTAAACCAATATCTATCCTAGTGTATTATGGCCTATAATAGGCCCAATAAAGAATATTTTGATCTATAAAGGACTATATGTCTTTTATGGATTTAGAACATGAATAATTATTTAATTACCAATATTAAGCTAAATACAAAATAAATCCAAATATATCTTTAAATTCTAGAAAATTTTTAATCTAATAAAAATTATTATTATAGTGCCCCAAACAAAATAAAACTTAAATTGGGGAAATTAGTGTTACATAAAATGAATTTCCATAGAAGATTTTTTTAAATTGGAATGCTTTAATAACGTTATTTGACATGCAATATTAATGAAACGATTGCCAATCTTCTGAAAAGAAGATGAAAAAAGGTTTTTATATAGCATTTATAACTTATAAAATGGTGTAAAATACTCAATGGGATTGAATTGATTTAAACTAAACTAAGGAAATTTAGCAAAGATAAATTAAGTAATAATAAATATAAAAATTCTTATATTTATTCAAAAATTTGAAAAAATGATCTAGGTTTTAAAAAAAAGACATTAAAACTAGATTGACTGATAGACATACTCAAAAGATTTTTTGTATCTAATCAAATAATTTAAAATAATTAAGTTTATGATAAATTTTAGTTCCAAAATTTAATCCCAATATTCAAATCCGCAGACATTTTTTAGTATGTGTTCTATGGTAACTTTTTGAGATTTTAGAGAATGATTTGAAGTGATTTTGACAGTTTTTAATAGAAAGGTTTCGGTTCTAATTATAAAATTTAAAACGGCAACTTTGTCAATAGTCGAGGATCCCTTTTAAAGATTGATTTTTTTGAATATTTCGTTAAGATTTTTGACAATGAAATTGATAATCGGTCTGGAGCATGGCAAATACCTTTGGTCTTTCTAAAAAAATAATCATATTGAATTAGAAAATTTTAATAAAAGTTGAGACACGAATCTTTGAGTATGAACCCGAACTTGTGACATAAAAATTTTTGAAAGTCAATTTCAGATCAATTCCATTCACGGTATCGATAATATCTAATAATATTGTTTTTATATTTTAAAATTCATTCTTTTTTGCAAAAGTTTCGACAATATTTAAAATGCTATTTATTGAAAGCTCATCAAGAATGAAATTCACTATGTTATCTATATTTTGATTTTGCTTTCACTGTTTAGATGCATAAGGAAAATAGTATATATGATGGTTTGGGCTCTTCTAAAGTTAGTGTTTGTTCTATTTGTCATTAAAAAAAAAAAGACTCTGGTTTTGTTTGCAAACAAACTTGCTAGGTTTTTGATATTGTTTACTATAGGAGGTTTTTGAAATTTTTGATTATTCATTATATTTTAACCTCATATTATGGAATAATTTGATTATATTCAATGGTTTTTATAAAAACCCCAAAATTCCTTTGAAAAAAATTTCAAGAGGATTGCGGGTGTTTTTTTTGAATAGAAAATTACTTTGGGATTTTAGTTGAAATTTTTAGAATTTTTCTTTTTATTAGAATTGTAAACCAAAATGCCCAGTTTTAATTATTAAAGCACAAATGTATGGCCATTGCTGCATTCTCTATTTTATTGGCTGCCTCACTCAAAGCTGCCAATATTTTAGTATATTTGTCGTCTTTTTTATCTTTGAGTTCGGTGCTCACGCCCTTGAAATAGGTTTCCACATTGGTCATAAGAGTTTTTATGCACTTTTTGGCTTCAATTTTACTACCATTTTCTAATGGTACCTTTATCGCTGAATTTTCAGCATTAAACCTATTTACAACGGTTTTAAGTTCATTGTATTTTTGGGTACTTTTATCACCATTGCTACTTACCGATATTTTTAGCAACTCATCCAGTAATTTCACCATCTTTAGTCCATTCTTCAAATTACTTTTGGCTGCATAGGTAGCATTATAACCTATATTAATTAGTGTTTGAAAAACCGAATCAATTTTTTCTGATGAATTCTTAATCAATTTGATTAAGCGAGGAGTATCCTTTACTTCTATGTTTTTACTTTCCTTGGTATTTTTTTGATCTTCAATTTCTTTTTTGGATTTTTCAGAATCATCTTGAGCTTCCTTTGCTAAATTTTCTAGCTCTTCCGGAGTTAATTTTGTGATTTTTTCCGAACTTAGACCTGTAGCTTCACTTATCTCATCTAATACTTGATCAACAGATGTTAGTGCTGATTTACTTTCTGCAGTTGCTTCATCAATGGGATTGTCTACATGCCATTTACATGAAATTATTAGCAGTATAGATATTGCCAATATTAGTTTACTCATTTGTAAACACCTCCTTGTAGTGTAATATTTAATATATTTAGTGAATTATAGCTCAAAATTCATTTCTACCTTAACTGCAAAAATCTTTACAATTAACTTGTGGGTAAAGATTTTTTTAATTCTGGTTTGGGAAATTCTAATTTTTTCTTAGAGGCATTACGCCTTCTTTGATTTTTTTATAATTTTTTGGATTCACAAGATATTTTTTGAGCTTTTCTAAGAATTTTTTTATTTTTTTCAAATCTTATGTAATTTTTCTTATTTTGACTGTGTTTCGGTCTTGATCAGCACTCAACTATTTTGATTTTTAACTTTTAAATATCTTATGAAATTTATGAATAACAAAATTGGAAATTATCAAGTTCTTAAAAGTTATTTGAAGTATACAATT
The sequence above is drawn from the Borreliella burgdorferi B31 genome and encodes:
- a CDS encoding lipoprotein, with amino-acid sequence MSKLILAISILLIISCKWHVDNPIDEATAESKSALTSVDQVLDEISEATGLSSEKITKLTPEELENLAKEAQDDSEKSKKEIEDQKNTKESKNIEVKDTPRLIKLIKNSSEKIDSVFQTLINIGYNATYAAKSNLKNGLKMVKLLDELLKISVSSNGDKSTQKYNELKTVVNRFNAENSAIKVPLENGSKIEAKKCIKTLMTNVETYFKGVSTELKDKKDDKYTKILAALSEAANKIENAAMAIHLCFNN
- a CDS encoding P12 family lipoprotein; amino-acid sequence: MRKSLFLYALLMGGLMSCNLDSKLSSNKEQKNNNNVKEVSDSVQEDGLNDLYNNQEKQKSFTKNFGERKYEDLINPIEPIIPSESPKNKANIPNISIAHTEKKETKKENLIPSTNEEKEADAAIKYLEENILKNSKFSELIREVRVIKDEYALIKADLYDVIGKINNKKTSLMENPKNNRDKINKLTQLLQNNLKIDSELEQLINMIDMAENEISSAAFFFDNAQKRLKESIIKRLESKNNRSYALKLSRQALSDARSALSNLESFASKRIEPMVRKEEIKELIKHAKTVLESLNKK